The stretch of DNA ATCGATCGCTGAGCTTCCGAGGAAATCGGCTGTGTCACCACTGAGCAATTCATATAAGCTAAAATTCGCCGCACGTAGTCCAAAGCTAAGTCATCTTGCGGATCGACAATACCCAGTTTAAAGATGCTACCTTCTAGGGAGAGAGGCAGAACTTGATAATAGAGGCAGGCTTCAAAAGGTAGAACAGTATCAATCAGGTAAAATACCCGATCGGAAGCCATTTCAGCAGCCCAGTCAGTTTGAGTTTTGGATAGCATTGGCCCATTGGTGTCTTGGACAGACGCGAGCGATCGCGCTTTTACAGGCAAATCAACCTCTTTTGTGCGACTAAAAGCTGCAACTCCCTCGACAATCGGATGCACCAAAAATTGAGAACTTTGCGCCATTCTGCTCTAGTTGAACTAGAAGCGGTATTGTTCAAGTCTGACATCCCCAATCTGGGAAAGGCACTCTAGCTCTTTGTACTGTTGAGCGCCTTGTCAAAACCATTAACGCCTGTCGCGAGTAGAAAATTCTCAGAATTTGGGAGTGCTGCTTTTATCTTACACCTAAAGATTGCAGTTATCCATTACGAATAACTAATTACCCATTCCGTAATTTTTGGGCGGCTAAATATATTTGACTCCATTCGCTGATGACGTGATTGGTTTTGATGTTCATTTCAGAGGCGATCGCATCTACAGTTTTACCTGCTTTCAAGTCTTGGATTAATTTCTTTTGAACTGGTGTCAAGCTTTCCCAGAATTCTTGCCATTGCTTTGGCGGTAAACCTAAGTTGTGTTCAAAGGAAGTTTCTAGCCAACTTGCAACTAATTCGGGTGCGCCTTTGACAGCAAAGTTACGAATAGCATGATATGTAACTTTTTCCCGTAGCCGATAAATCTGCTTGACTGGTATATTTAAAGCTTGGGCGATCGCTTCCTGAGAACGTCCTAATAAGTACAGTCGCAGCCATTCGGCGGCCATCGGATCGACTTCATCCGCTAAATAAGCCTGAAATTCCACTTGTACTTTCTTTCTGAGTCCTTGTTGCTCTTCCCAAGCTTGATTTTCTCGATATTGCTCTACCGCTTGTTCATCTAATAGGCTAACTGTATCATCAGCATCCTGCGGGACAATTTCCTCGGAGACTAATCGCACCCAATCCCCTGCTGGGACTTGAGTTAAGCCGCCTCGCTGGGTGCGATGCAGGTAGTTAACGAAACGGTAAACTAACAGCGGTTGGTTGCGAATCGGACGCAAGCAATATTCTTCTAAATTTGCTAGTAATAAGGCGTTACGGAGGCGTTTATCGGCTGTACATTCAGCAATCCAGGCGATTTGTTGCTGGAGGTAGCGATCGCCTTTGAGCATTTCCTGAATTACTTCTTGTAATACTTCTACCGCACTTCGCTGGCGATCGCGACTTAATGCTACCCACGCCTTGATTTTCTCTCGCAACACGACTAAACCTCCCAAGCGTCCGATCGAGTTGCGGTAAGCTTGTTCTGGCGTTACTCCCAGATATCTCTGTCGCAAAATCCCATACTGAAATTCTATCGCTTGGGAAGCGATCGCCTTTTGAGCTGGAGTTAGAGCTTCAAACCGCTCTGGCTTTTCTCCCAACAGCCAGCGTACAATACTCTCGATCGCGATCGCGCTCATATCGGGATAATCTTGGTGGAGTCGCGCACTCCATTTTTGTCCCAGTTCTTCCGCCAAAGTCATCGGGTGTTGAAAGATTGGTTTCATCCCGATTCTACGTGGTATGCTCAACTTTTGGGCCTTTTTTGGATATTGCTTGAACTAGCAAGTTCATTGTTTTAGGACTTACCCCCCTAACCCCCCTTGTTAAGGGGGGGATCAAAAGCCCCCTTGTTAAGGGGTATTAGCATCACCAGCAGTAGGACGGACAATCCCTTAACAGCAGGGAATCAAAAGCCCCCCCTTAACAAGGGGGGGTTGGGGGGGGTCGAAGTTTCAGATTTTAATGGTTAAGTCCTCAACGCTATTGACAAAAATAACAATAAGTGATATGGCGACATTTTTATTAGAAGTCGGTACAGAAGAATTACCAGCAACATTCGTCAAAGAAGCGATCGCGCAATGGCAGCGACTAATTCCGGCTGCGATCGCCGAACAATCCTTGACAAATGAGGCAATTAATGTATATGGAACCCCGCGACGTTTAGCCGTTGTCATCGAAGGACTACCAACCCAGCAAAGCGATCGCGAAGAAGAAATCAAAGGGCCACCCGCCGCCACAGCATTTAAAGATGGCAAACCCACCAAAGCAGCAGAAGGTTTTGCAAAAAAACAAGGCGTAGAAATCGACAGCTTAGAAATTCGTCCCACCGACAAAGGCGACTTTATTTTTATCCTTAAAAAAATCCCCGGCCGCCCCACAGCAGATATTTTAGCCGAACTAATTCCCCAGTGGATTAGCAAATTGGAAGGAAAAAGATTAATGCGTTGGGGAGACGGAGAATTAAAATTTCCCCGACCGATTCGCTGGCTGGTAGCATTATTAGATGATGCAATTTTGCCAATAACATTAGTCAATGGTTCAGAGACAGTAAACAGCGATCGCATATCCCAAGGACATCGAGTTTTACACCCGCAACCAGTCGCCATTTCCAAAGCGGAGAATTATCTAGAATCCCTACGTTCCGCCTACATCGAAGTTGACCCCGAAAAGCGCCAAACTAAAATCCGAGAACAAGTAGAAGCAGCCGCGAAAAAACAAGGCGGCAAAGCCGATATTACCACTGAATTGTTAGAAGAAGTCACAAACTTAGTCGAATGGCCGACAGCAGTAGTCGGAAAATTTGACGAAGAATTTTTGATATTGCCACCCGAAGCAATTACCACAATTATTGTCAAAAATCAGCGCTATTTCCCCATCCTGAAAAGCGAAGCTTCTAGCGAATTATTGCCTTATTTCATCACAATTTCCAACGGCGATCCAGCCAAATCCGATGTAATTGCCACTGGTAACGGGCGAGTAGTTCGTGCTCGCTTAGCTGACGGCGACTTTTTCTATAAAGCCGACTTGGCTAAACCCCTAGAAAGCTATTTACCGCAATTAGAAAAAGTCACATTTCAAGAAAATTTAGGCACAGTTCGGGATAAAATTAATCGCTTCAGCAAAATCGCTAACTTAATTGCCGACCAATTGCAAGTAACAGAGGAAGAACGCAACAACATTCAACGCGCCGCCTTACTTTGTAAAGCCGACCTCGTTACCCAAATGGTCTACGAATTCCCAGAATTGCAAGGAATAATGGGGCAGAAATACGCCTTAGCTAGCGGCGAAGCGGAACCAGTAGCAACGGCTATTTTTGAGCATTATTTGCCTAGAGGTGCAGGGGATATTTTACCGCAAAGTTTGACAGGTCAAGTTGTCGCCTTAGCCGATAAATTAGATACTTTAGTAAGTATCTTCAGCTTAGGAATGAAACCAACAGGTTCCTCTGACCCCTTTGCCTTGAGGCGATCAGCCAATGCGGTAATTAACATAACTTGG from Kamptonema formosum PCC 6407 encodes:
- a CDS encoding HetZ-related protein 2 → MKPIFQHPMTLAEELGQKWSARLHQDYPDMSAIAIESIVRWLLGEKPERFEALTPAQKAIASQAIEFQYGILRQRYLGVTPEQAYRNSIGRLGGLVVLREKIKAWVALSRDRQRSAVEVLQEVIQEMLKGDRYLQQQIAWIAECTADKRLRNALLLANLEEYCLRPIRNQPLLVYRFVNYLHRTQRGGLTQVPAGDWVRLVSEEIVPQDADDTVSLLDEQAVEQYRENQAWEEQQGLRKKVQVEFQAYLADEVDPMAAEWLRLYLLGRSQEAIAQALNIPVKQIYRLREKVTYHAIRNFAVKGAPELVASWLETSFEHNLGLPPKQWQEFWESLTPVQKKLIQDLKAGKTVDAIASEMNIKTNHVISEWSQIYLAAQKLRNG
- the glyS gene encoding glycine--tRNA ligase subunit beta; translation: MATFLLEVGTEELPATFVKEAIAQWQRLIPAAIAEQSLTNEAINVYGTPRRLAVVIEGLPTQQSDREEEIKGPPAATAFKDGKPTKAAEGFAKKQGVEIDSLEIRPTDKGDFIFILKKIPGRPTADILAELIPQWISKLEGKRLMRWGDGELKFPRPIRWLVALLDDAILPITLVNGSETVNSDRISQGHRVLHPQPVAISKAENYLESLRSAYIEVDPEKRQTKIREQVEAAAKKQGGKADITTELLEEVTNLVEWPTAVVGKFDEEFLILPPEAITTIIVKNQRYFPILKSEASSELLPYFITISNGDPAKSDVIATGNGRVVRARLADGDFFYKADLAKPLESYLPQLEKVTFQENLGTVRDKINRFSKIANLIADQLQVTEEERNNIQRAALLCKADLVTQMVYEFPELQGIMGQKYALASGEAEPVATAIFEHYLPRGAGDILPQSLTGQVVALADKLDTLVSIFSLGMKPTGSSDPFALRRSANAVINITWAAQLPLDLYELIVKVVEFTQLESLTKTGKLAPPDSQSDEYHSFMQRIRTLYVCLKQDLSDFFLQRIRTLLQEEKGIDYDLVNAVLGENDPEYTERALQDLLDALERAVFLQQIRDNGTLDKIYETVNRSTRLAGQGDLDKMQLEPKTLVRPELFQKSSEQAFNDAIVQLVPKTQASKESRNYQQLVESLAEIAPAVSNFFDGSESVLVMDSNPEIKQNRLNLLGLLRNHARVLADFGQIVKG